The proteins below are encoded in one region of Alistipes indistinctus YIT 12060:
- a CDS encoding 6-phosphofructokinase, translating into MESIAILTGGGPAPGMNTVVGSVAKTFLQKGFRVIGLHGGYSGLFNKNPKTTDIDFLLADDIFNRGGSYLTMSRFKPTDKNFEEDFNLDFFVKNNVKLLVTVGGDDTASTANRIAKFLEEKKYPIANIHVPKTIDNDLPLPAGSPTFGYQSAKDMGSIIGRTVATDAKTSGNWFVVAAMGRSAGHLAFGIGTACHYPMIVIPEMFNKTTITVDKIVNLVVSSIVKRKIMGIDYGVAMISEGVFHSLSDEEIQKSGIHFSYDDHGHPELGKVSKAHIFNEMLEKKLKEIGQKVKSRPVEIGYEVRCQTPVAFDLVYCSMLGMGTYKLFSEGKTGCMVYVDPAGQISPLYLKDLQDPTTGKIPPRLVDIKSDKFTQVVENILNYITPADYEAAKKYVADPAEYDFKKILNW; encoded by the coding sequence ATGGAATCAATTGCAATTTTGACCGGCGGCGGTCCCGCTCCCGGAATGAATACCGTAGTGGGCAGTGTTGCCAAAACTTTTCTGCAGAAAGGCTTTCGCGTGATCGGCCTGCACGGCGGTTATTCGGGCCTGTTCAACAAGAATCCTAAAACGACTGACATCGATTTCCTGCTGGCCGACGATATTTTCAACCGCGGCGGCTCGTACCTGACGATGAGTCGTTTCAAACCGACCGACAAGAATTTCGAAGAGGATTTTAACCTCGATTTCTTTGTCAAAAATAACGTGAAACTGCTCGTGACCGTGGGTGGCGACGATACCGCCTCTACGGCCAACCGGATCGCGAAATTCCTCGAAGAGAAGAAATACCCGATCGCGAACATTCATGTTCCGAAAACGATCGACAACGACCTGCCGCTGCCGGCCGGTTCGCCGACCTTCGGCTACCAGTCTGCGAAGGACATGGGCTCGATTATCGGCCGCACCGTTGCCACGGATGCCAAGACCAGCGGAAACTGGTTCGTCGTGGCGGCTATGGGCCGTTCGGCCGGACACCTGGCGTTCGGTATCGGTACTGCGTGCCACTATCCGATGATCGTGATCCCGGAGATGTTCAACAAGACTACGATCACCGTCGACAAGATCGTGAACCTGGTGGTTTCGTCAATCGTCAAACGCAAGATCATGGGCATCGATTACGGAGTGGCGATGATTTCAGAGGGCGTTTTCCACTCGCTCAGCGACGAAGAGATCCAGAAATCGGGTATCCACTTCTCGTATGACGATCACGGCCATCCCGAATTGGGCAAGGTTTCCAAGGCTCATATTTTCAATGAAATGCTTGAGAAGAAGCTCAAGGAGATCGGCCAGAAGGTGAAGTCTCGTCCGGTAGAGATCGGTTACGAGGTACGCTGCCAGACTCCGGTGGCTTTCGACTTGGTTTACTGCTCGATGCTGGGCATGGGGACCTATAAGCTCTTCAGCGAGGGCAAAACCGGCTGCATGGTGTATGTCGACCCGGCAGGACAGATTTCCCCGCTTTACCTCAAGGATTTGCAAGACCCCACTACCGGAAAGATTCCGCCCCGTCTGGTGGATATCAAATCGGATAAATTCACGCAGGTGGTTGAAAATATCCTGAATTACATCACTCCGGCCGATTACGAGGCAGCCAAGAAATATGTGGCCGATCCGGCGGAATACGATTTCAAGAAAATCCTGAACTGGTAA
- a CDS encoding DUF4294 domain-containing protein: protein MKPLLVILFALSLSAPALHAQERGIYTRITQEVIHGDTVTVAELMPVFVFPRKIDTRRFAKLVENLKKVYPIAKEANRLLQEMEKHMGTLKTKREQQLFTKAMERKLKEQYAPVLRRMTFSQGKLLIKLIDRETGQTSYALVKELRNGFSAFLWQGVGRLFGMNLKDTYDPTGDDEFIEILIRLYEAGYL, encoded by the coding sequence ATGAAGCCACTTTTGGTCATTCTCTTTGCCTTGTCGTTGTCCGCCCCGGCATTACATGCCCAGGAGCGGGGTATTTATACGCGCATCACGCAAGAGGTCATCCACGGGGACACCGTCACGGTGGCCGAGCTGATGCCTGTTTTCGTCTTCCCGCGCAAGATCGATACCCGCCGATTCGCCAAGTTGGTCGAAAACCTCAAGAAAGTCTACCCCATTGCCAAAGAGGCCAATCGGTTGCTGCAGGAGATGGAGAAACACATGGGCACGCTCAAGACCAAACGTGAGCAACAACTCTTCACCAAAGCGATGGAGCGCAAACTCAAGGAGCAATACGCGCCGGTACTGCGCCGCATGACCTTCTCACAGGGCAAACTGCTGATCAAACTGATCGACCGTGAGACCGGGCAAACCTCCTATGCGCTGGTCAAGGAGCTCCGCAACGGATTCAGCGCATTCCTCTGGCAGGGAGTGGGCCGGTTGTTCGGCATGAACCTCAAGGACACCTACGACCCCACCGGAGACGATGAATTTATCGAAATCCTGATCCGGCTCTACGAAGCGGGATATCTTTAG
- the ligA gene encoding NAD-dependent DNA ligase LigA: MQPKETIEQLRQQLNELNYRYYVLNDPLMSDFEYDKLMRELQELETAHPQYDDPNSPTHRVGSDRANLFESVTHRFPMLSLANTYSEEEVVDFDARVRKEVGEAEYVCELKYDGTAISLLYEHGRLVRAATRGDGLMGDDVTENARTIRSIPLQLRGNGYPGLFEIRGEILMPHSSFERLNREREDIGETPFANPRNAAAGSLKQQSSAVTASRDLDAFLYTLVGDDLPFATHYASLTAAREWGFKVSEQMTLCRNLEEVMAFIYRWDKTREALPYDTDGVVIKVNEYALQNRLGATAKAPRWAVAYKFKAEQALTRLQSVDFQVGRTGAITPVANLDPVQLAGTVVKRASLHNAEQIALLDIRLQDMVYVEKGGEIIPKITGVELSERPAGSRPFEFISRCPECGTELVKYEGEARHYCPNQSHCPPQIVGRIVHFISRKAMDIEGLGDETVQLLYDNGLVHNVADLYELRKEDLVGLPRLGEKSADNILRNIELSKQVPFHRVLFAVGIRFVGETTAKNLARQFKDIDTLIDAAPEALIDAEEVGEKIAQSIQEYFADDENMRIIDRLRANGLQFRAQAQEGETDRLAGLNFVISGTFAKHSRDQLKELIERHGGKNLSGVSANVDYLLAGQNIGPAKLAKASKLGIKQIGEDDFMRMLDENPTTETGNVSVQGTLF; the protein is encoded by the coding sequence ATGCAACCGAAAGAGACGATCGAGCAGCTTCGGCAGCAGCTCAATGAACTGAATTACCGCTATTATGTACTCAATGATCCGCTGATGAGCGATTTCGAGTACGATAAGTTGATGCGCGAATTACAGGAACTGGAAACAGCTCACCCCCAATACGACGATCCCAATTCACCGACCCACCGGGTCGGGAGCGACCGGGCCAACCTGTTCGAGAGCGTAACGCACCGTTTCCCGATGCTGTCGCTTGCCAATACCTATTCCGAAGAAGAGGTGGTCGATTTCGATGCGCGCGTGCGCAAAGAGGTGGGTGAGGCGGAATACGTGTGCGAATTGAAATACGACGGTACGGCGATCAGCCTGCTTTATGAGCATGGACGACTGGTACGCGCCGCCACGCGCGGCGACGGTCTCATGGGGGACGATGTGACGGAAAACGCCCGTACGATCCGCAGTATTCCCCTGCAACTCCGTGGCAACGGATATCCCGGCCTGTTCGAGATACGGGGTGAGATACTGATGCCGCACAGCTCGTTCGAACGGTTGAACCGCGAACGCGAGGATATCGGCGAAACGCCTTTCGCCAATCCGCGCAATGCTGCGGCCGGCTCGCTCAAACAGCAAAGTTCGGCTGTGACTGCGAGTCGCGATTTGGATGCGTTCCTCTATACGCTGGTAGGGGATGACCTCCCTTTCGCTACCCATTACGCGAGCTTGACGGCAGCCCGGGAGTGGGGGTTCAAGGTGTCGGAACAGATGACCCTCTGCCGCAACTTGGAGGAGGTGATGGCATTCATCTATCGTTGGGACAAAACACGCGAAGCGCTGCCTTATGATACCGACGGAGTGGTCATCAAGGTGAACGAGTATGCACTGCAAAATCGGCTCGGGGCGACGGCCAAGGCTCCCCGTTGGGCAGTGGCTTATAAATTTAAAGCCGAGCAGGCGCTGACCCGTTTGCAGTCGGTCGATTTTCAGGTAGGCCGCACCGGAGCGATCACGCCGGTGGCCAATCTCGATCCCGTGCAGTTGGCCGGAACGGTCGTCAAACGGGCTTCGCTGCACAATGCCGAGCAAATCGCCCTGCTCGATATCCGCCTGCAGGACATGGTTTATGTGGAGAAAGGAGGCGAGATCATTCCGAAAATTACGGGGGTGGAACTGAGCGAGCGCCCGGCCGGCAGCCGTCCGTTCGAATTCATTTCGCGCTGTCCCGAATGCGGTACCGAGTTGGTCAAATACGAAGGAGAGGCACGCCATTACTGTCCGAATCAGAGCCATTGCCCACCGCAAATCGTCGGACGGATCGTCCATTTCATTTCGCGCAAGGCGATGGATATCGAAGGACTTGGTGATGAAACGGTTCAGTTGCTCTATGATAACGGCTTGGTGCATAATGTCGCGGACCTGTATGAACTTCGCAAGGAAGATTTGGTCGGCCTGCCGCGGTTGGGGGAAAAGTCGGCGGACAACATTCTGCGCAATATCGAGCTTTCGAAACAGGTGCCGTTTCACCGGGTGCTGTTCGCAGTCGGAATCCGGTTTGTCGGTGAAACAACGGCTAAAAACCTGGCCCGGCAGTTTAAAGACATAGATACCTTGATCGATGCAGCACCCGAAGCGTTGATCGATGCCGAGGAGGTCGGGGAGAAAATCGCGCAAAGTATTCAGGAGTATTTTGCCGATGACGAAAATATGCGCATTATAGACCGGCTCCGGGCGAATGGCCTGCAGTTCAGGGCTCAGGCACAGGAAGGGGAGACCGATCGGTTGGCCGGATTGAATTTCGTCATTTCCGGAACTTTTGCAAAACATTCCCGTGACCAGCTGAAAGAATTGATCGAGCGTCACGGGGGTAAAAATCTCAGCGGAGTATCGGCTAATGTAGATTATCTGCTGGCCGGGCAAAATATCGGGCCGGCCAAGCTGGCAAAAGCGAGCAAATTGGGTATAAAACAGATCGGTGAAGATGATTTTATGCGTATGTTGGATGAAAATCCGACTACGGAAACCGGAAATGTTTCGGTGCAGGGAACATTGTTCTAA
- a CDS encoding alpha-L-rhamnosidase-related protein — MTRLYRAFACFCLFSLLAYAVSAQDTSIAFGPERARWFCIAQEVQPVLQQTVVEPVGLVRPVRDSSAFQGWRMEPAGDMQQFYDMTYKRGTPSVIVDFGRHVTGYFSFSLHTDGWSDAPTRFRFTFGEVPAELTTPFDPYPGGLSRGWLQDEIVTVMTCPEHITVPIDRRMAFRYVKIELLGVSGSFQFDFTGMRVRAVSSASGTPMELAAGTPEMIRRINAVGLATLGECMQTVYEDGPKRDLRLWIGDLYLEALANSYSFKNHDLTKRCLYLLASLADSTGWVSATVYERPEWKIQGKGTHCMDYSLLYGVALADYVKYSGDTATGRDLWPVVKRQVEVAREALDPAGIYDNALKPSWLVFDWKSDLNRDASIQGLMTFAVDRSYELARMLGTEKEVSDWPKLTARMKSAARNAYYDRKSGLVLSGPDKQASYLSQVWMVLSGTLSVKEGARALSAIMESPDACRIGSPYAYHYFIEALIQCGLEEQARTALIDYWGGMVHKGADTFWEVYDPEDDFKSPYGFFPINSYCHAWSCTPVYFINKYPEVFQR, encoded by the coding sequence ATGACGCGACTTTATCGTGCTTTCGCCTGTTTTTGTTTATTCTCTTTGCTGGCGTATGCCGTTTCGGCACAAGATACGTCTATCGCATTCGGTCCGGAGCGTGCCCGGTGGTTCTGTATTGCGCAAGAGGTTCAACCCGTGTTGCAGCAGACGGTCGTTGAACCCGTGGGGCTCGTCCGTCCGGTGCGCGATTCGTCGGCCTTTCAGGGGTGGCGGATGGAACCTGCCGGAGATATGCAGCAGTTTTATGACATGACCTACAAACGGGGTACTCCGTCGGTAATCGTCGATTTCGGCCGGCATGTCACGGGGTATTTCTCTTTTTCGCTGCATACCGACGGTTGGTCGGACGCCCCGACCCGTTTCCGGTTCACTTTCGGCGAGGTGCCTGCCGAACTCACCACTCCGTTCGATCCGTATCCCGGAGGATTGAGCCGGGGGTGGCTGCAGGACGAGATCGTGACGGTGATGACTTGTCCGGAACACATTACCGTGCCGATCGACCGGCGCATGGCTTTCCGCTATGTCAAAATCGAATTGCTGGGTGTGTCGGGCAGCTTTCAATTCGATTTCACCGGAATGCGTGTACGTGCCGTTTCGTCTGCGTCCGGAACTCCGATGGAGCTCGCCGCCGGTACGCCCGAAATGATTCGTCGCATCAATGCTGTCGGGCTTGCCACGCTGGGCGAATGTATGCAGACCGTTTATGAAGACGGGCCGAAACGGGATTTGCGCCTTTGGATCGGCGACCTCTATCTCGAAGCGCTTGCCAATTCCTATTCGTTCAAGAATCACGACCTGACCAAACGTTGCCTCTACCTGCTGGCGTCGCTCGCCGATTCGACCGGATGGGTCAGCGCGACGGTGTACGAGAGGCCCGAATGGAAAATTCAGGGTAAGGGAACCCATTGTATGGATTACAGCCTGCTTTACGGTGTGGCGCTGGCAGACTATGTAAAGTACAGCGGGGATACCGCGACCGGGCGCGATCTGTGGCCTGTCGTCAAACGGCAGGTGGAAGTGGCCCGCGAAGCCCTCGATCCTGCTGGCATTTACGACAATGCATTGAAACCGAGTTGGCTGGTTTTCGATTGGAAAAGCGACCTGAACCGTGACGCTTCGATTCAGGGCCTGATGACCTTTGCCGTCGACCGGAGTTATGAACTGGCCCGGATGCTCGGAACGGAGAAAGAGGTGAGCGACTGGCCCAAACTGACGGCACGAATGAAATCGGCCGCCCGTAATGCTTATTACGACCGTAAATCGGGGCTGGTGCTTTCCGGACCGGACAAACAGGCGTCTTATCTCTCGCAGGTTTGGATGGTACTCTCCGGAACGCTGTCGGTTAAAGAGGGCGCCCGGGCGCTGAGTGCGATCATGGAGAGCCCCGATGCCTGCCGGATCGGCTCTCCGTATGCCTATCACTATTTTATCGAGGCGTTGATTCAGTGCGGCCTCGAAGAGCAGGCCCGTACCGCGCTGATCGACTATTGGGGCGGTATGGTTCACAAAGGGGCCGATACGTTTTGGGAGGTTTACGATCCGGAAGACGATTTCAAATCGCCTTACGGTTTTTTCCCGATCAACAGCTACTGTCACGCATGGAGTTGTACGCCGGTCTATTTTATCAATAAGTATCCCGAAGTTTTTCAGCGGTAA
- a CDS encoding MBL fold metallo-hydrolase, with the protein MALYIITGIIIIAGTAVMLFLRQPGFGRLPSGERLERIKQSPHYHDGAFRNLQPTELMTSEKGRLRVMWDFLFNKPEGIYPDNPVPAIKTDLRELPANSDWMVWFGHSSYLLQLSGKRILVDPVFCTAAPVSFINKPFKGTDLYKPEDMPGIDLLIITHDHWDHLDYQTVKRLKGRIGKVICPLGVGEHFESWGFGKEDITELDWQENTITSEGLTVHCLPARHFSGRGVTSNQTLWASFLLETLSGNIYLGGDGGYDKHFLKIGEDYPRIDLAILENGQYSENWKHIHTMPQELGSVAKDLKAKRVITVHHSKYALSKHPWDEPLKNESEAAARDSLNLIVPVIGQVIELDF; encoded by the coding sequence ATGGCTCTATATATTATTACAGGAATTATCATAATAGCGGGTACAGCCGTGATGCTGTTCCTGCGCCAACCGGGTTTCGGCCGGCTGCCCAGCGGAGAACGCCTGGAGCGAATCAAACAGTCGCCCCACTACCACGACGGAGCATTCCGGAATTTGCAACCTACGGAACTGATGACCTCGGAGAAGGGACGTTTGCGGGTCATGTGGGATTTTCTGTTCAACAAACCGGAAGGCATATATCCGGACAATCCGGTTCCCGCGATAAAAACGGATTTGCGGGAATTGCCCGCCAATTCGGACTGGATGGTCTGGTTCGGACATTCGTCCTACCTGCTCCAACTCTCCGGAAAACGTATTCTCGTTGATCCGGTATTTTGCACTGCGGCCCCGGTCTCTTTCATCAACAAGCCGTTCAAGGGAACCGACCTCTACAAGCCGGAAGATATGCCCGGCATCGACCTACTCATCATCACGCACGACCATTGGGACCATCTGGATTATCAAACTGTAAAACGACTGAAAGGACGTATCGGCAAAGTAATTTGCCCTTTGGGAGTCGGAGAGCATTTTGAATCGTGGGGGTTCGGGAAAGAGGATATTACCGAACTGGACTGGCAGGAAAATACCATAACAAGCGAAGGTCTTACCGTCCATTGCCTGCCCGCCCGCCATTTTTCCGGACGGGGAGTGACGTCCAATCAAACGTTGTGGGCCTCCTTCCTGCTGGAAACGCTTTCCGGGAATATTTATCTCGGAGGGGACGGCGGTTACGACAAACATTTCCTGAAAATCGGGGAAGACTATCCCCGGATAGACTTGGCAATACTGGAAAACGGACAATACAGCGAAAACTGGAAACATATCCACACGATGCCCCAGGAACTGGGAAGCGTCGCCAAGGACTTGAAAGCCAAACGGGTCATTACCGTCCACCACTCCAAATACGCGCTTTCCAAACACCCCTGGGACGAGCCGCTAAAAAACGAATCCGAAGCCGCCGCCAGGGATTCTCTGAACCTGATCGTTCCGGTTATTGGACAGGTGATCGAGCTGGATTTCTAA
- the fbaA gene encoding class II fructose-bisphosphate aldolase translates to MSAKFPAGVLSGDQLQKLLAYAKQKGFAIPAINVTCTDNTNAVMEAARDFNAPVMIQVSNGGAIFFAGKGLSNENEKAAVLGAVSAAQHVHLLAGMYGVPVVMHTDHAAKKLLPWIDGLLDAGEKYYKEHGKPLFSSHMIDLSVEPLKENIEICKKYLKRMSKIDMTLEIELGITGGEEDGVDNTHVHTSKLYTEPEDVCYAYEELSKISPNFTIAASFGNVHGVYKPGNVVLSPEILDASQKYIQKKLGTGERPVNFVFHGGSGSEPEKIQEAIRYGVVKMNLDTDIQWAFWDGVKNYYKANEAYLQGQLGNPQGEDKPNKKYYDPRAWLRKGELSIIERLKVAFDNLNAIDVL, encoded by the coding sequence ATGAGTGCAAAATTTCCTGCCGGAGTACTCTCCGGCGACCAGTTGCAAAAGTTGCTGGCGTATGCCAAACAAAAAGGATTTGCCATTCCTGCGATCAACGTTACCTGTACCGATAACACGAATGCCGTGATGGAGGCGGCGCGCGATTTCAACGCGCCGGTGATGATTCAGGTCTCTAACGGCGGAGCGATCTTTTTTGCCGGCAAAGGCCTTTCCAACGAAAATGAGAAAGCGGCCGTCTTAGGCGCCGTTTCGGCTGCGCAGCATGTTCATTTGCTGGCCGGGATGTATGGGGTTCCGGTCGTTATGCATACAGACCATGCAGCCAAAAAACTGCTGCCGTGGATCGACGGCCTGCTCGATGCCGGAGAAAAATATTACAAGGAACACGGCAAACCGTTGTTCAGTTCGCACATGATCGACCTGTCGGTCGAACCGCTTAAGGAGAATATCGAAATCTGCAAGAAATACCTCAAGCGGATGAGCAAGATCGATATGACGCTCGAAATCGAACTCGGCATCACCGGCGGAGAGGAGGACGGGGTGGACAATACGCACGTGCACACGTCGAAACTATATACCGAACCCGAGGATGTTTGCTATGCCTACGAGGAACTGAGCAAGATCAGCCCGAATTTTACGATCGCTGCATCGTTCGGCAACGTCCACGGCGTTTACAAACCGGGTAATGTGGTGCTGAGTCCCGAGATTCTCGACGCTTCGCAAAAATATATCCAGAAAAAGCTGGGTACCGGCGAACGGCCTGTGAATTTTGTCTTCCACGGTGGTTCGGGGTCGGAGCCCGAGAAGATTCAGGAGGCGATTCGCTACGGTGTCGTGAAGATGAATCTCGACACCGATATCCAATGGGCTTTCTGGGACGGAGTGAAGAATTATTACAAGGCCAACGAGGCTTACCTGCAGGGCCAGCTCGGCAATCCGCAGGGTGAGGACAAACCGAACAAGAAATACTACGATCCGCGTGCCTGGTTGCGCAAGGGTGAATTGTCGATCATCGAGCGGCTGAAGGTCGCATTCGATAACCTGAACGCTATCGATGTATTGTAA
- a CDS encoding FprA family A-type flavoprotein, protein MYCNQQITDTLFWTGVNDRRKQLFENLWPLPGGVSYNSFLIRDQKCALMDTVEAGSDRGYLDWIGSVLGDRPLDYLIIHHMELDHSGEIENLLQRYPDVKIVGNIKTFKVLCGYLGQLPNLVEVKDGDTLDLGHHRLKFIFTPWVHWPETMMTYDQTDGILFTGDAFGSFGALDGGVFDDQVVFSEHLEAEMRRYYSNIVGKYSNMVQKALAKLSGENIRTICPLHGLVWRSNPGKAIELYQRWSSYEAEDGVVVVYASMYGNTAKMADYIAHKIADAGVKQIRVHDVSKTHISYLINDIWRFKGVVLGSCAYNTQMFPLMESLTRELVHIGVKNRYLGLFGSYSWNGGGVKNLKLFADEIGWEQVAEPAEIMGRPACDKYAACDALAAGMAGKLQH, encoded by the coding sequence ATGTATTGCAATCAACAGATTACCGACACGCTTTTTTGGACGGGGGTCAATGATCGCCGCAAACAACTTTTCGAAAACCTCTGGCCGTTACCCGGCGGAGTCTCTTATAACTCTTTTTTGATTCGTGACCAAAAGTGCGCGCTGATGGATACGGTGGAGGCGGGCAGTGACCGCGGTTATCTCGACTGGATCGGATCGGTGTTGGGAGACAGGCCTCTCGATTACCTGATTATTCACCACATGGAGCTCGATCACAGCGGCGAAATAGAGAATCTGCTGCAGCGCTATCCCGATGTGAAGATTGTCGGTAATATCAAAACTTTCAAGGTGTTGTGTGGGTATCTCGGCCAGTTGCCTAACCTGGTCGAGGTGAAGGATGGCGATACGCTCGACTTGGGACATCATCGGCTGAAATTTATTTTCACTCCGTGGGTGCACTGGCCCGAAACGATGATGACCTACGACCAGACCGATGGAATCCTGTTTACCGGCGATGCTTTCGGCAGTTTCGGCGCGCTCGACGGCGGCGTATTCGACGATCAGGTGGTTTTCTCGGAGCATCTTGAGGCGGAGATGCGCCGCTATTACTCGAATATCGTCGGCAAGTACAGCAATATGGTGCAGAAAGCGCTCGCGAAACTCTCCGGTGAAAATATCCGGACGATCTGCCCGCTGCACGGTTTGGTGTGGCGCAGCAATCCGGGCAAGGCTATCGAACTCTACCAGCGGTGGAGCAGCTATGAAGCCGAGGACGGTGTCGTGGTGGTGTATGCCTCGATGTACGGCAATACCGCGAAGATGGCCGACTATATTGCCCATAAAATCGCGGATGCCGGAGTGAAACAAATCCGGGTCCACGATGTGTCGAAAACGCATATCTCTTACCTGATCAATGATATATGGCGCTTCAAGGGGGTCGTCCTGGGCAGTTGCGCCTACAATACGCAAATGTTCCCGTTGATGGAGTCGCTGACCCGCGAGTTGGTACACATAGGCGTTAAGAACCGTTATCTGGGACTGTTCGGATCTTATAGCTGGAACGGCGGCGGCGTGAAAAACCTGAAACTCTTTGCCGATGAGATCGGTTGGGAGCAGGTGGCCGAGCCCGCTGAAATCATGGGGCGTCCGGCATGCGACAAGTATGCCGCATGCGATGCGCTTGCGGCTGGAATGGCAGGCAAATTGCAGCACTGA